In one Culex quinquefasciatus strain JHB chromosome 2, VPISU_Cqui_1.0_pri_paternal, whole genome shotgun sequence genomic region, the following are encoded:
- the LOC6040372 gene encoding leucine-rich repeat-containing protein 47, with protein sequence MWPEVKTAKEENRRELKLSGAGARKRFEENSGQLDETIFQLSALNLLDVNDSPLDVISPKIADLKHLQSLLLFRNRIVEIPAEIGRLSALKVLDLSGNKIERVPGEIGQLKTLTTINLSGNLLKEADLSALEGLIIINLSSNQLERFPELPLSKLEVQHLSDINLEKNQIREIPAGLVKQNGLKTLNVAENKIELVPQFLVKCPRLKEINLKENPLKDKRLKKLVEQCRSKQVLDYVEKNGHVAPANALSSSNSAQEAESDEPKGPAEIRPKITVLKPADSARRVSFSPEAKQLRPHVLHCIVRDFTIGSMKKFLQLQNDLHDNECGKREFATIATHDLAKIKGDLRYQADLSEQIEITPLNGKSKVTAAKYYEDLRQQAEAIRKEKKRNTYSGVHKFINLLKGEVFVFFADEDKKVISLPPLTNCDETKVGPETRHLLLEVTSSVSAECARKVMLALLKGLLLLDVTVTRVAPEGKKKGGKGKAGGGSSRIVYDKNAELSVEQVRLFDGDGNFHSVFPGKGELEFGEDENIDVEFGGC encoded by the exons ATGTGGCCCGAAGTGAAAACCGCCAAAGAGGAGAACCGCCGCGAGCTGAAGCTGTCCGGCGCCGGTGCCCGCAAGCGCTTCGAGGAAAATTCCGGCCAGCTGGACGAAACAATCTTCCAGCTTTCGGCGCTCAATCTGCTGGACGTTAACGACAGTCCGCTGGACGTGATTTCACCGAAGATTGCCGATTTGAAGCACTTGCAGTCGCTGCTGCTGTTTCGGAATCGAATTGTTGAAATTCCCGCGGAGATTGGGCGCCTGTCGGCGCTGAAGGTGCTGGATTTGTCGGGGAATAAAATTGAGCGGGTGCCGGGCGAGATTGGCCAGCTGAAGACGCTGACGACGATTAATTTGAGTGGGAATTTGCTGAAGGAGGCGGATTTGTCCGCGCTGGAAGGGTTGATTATTATTAATTTGAGCTCGAATCAGTTGGAACGGTTTCCGGAGTTGCCGTTGAGCAAGCTGGAAGTGCAGCATCTTTCGGATATAAATCTGGAGAAGAATCAGATCAGGGAGATTCCGGCGGGGTTGGTCAAGCAGAACGGGTTGAAGACGCTGAACGTGGCGGAGAATAAGATTGAGCTGGTGCCGCAGTTTCTGGTCAAGTGCCCACGGTTGAAAG AAATCAACCTCAAGGAGAATCCCCTGAAGGACAAGCGTCTCAAAAAGCTGGTGGAGCAGTGCCGAAGCAAGCAGGTTCTGGATTACGTCGAGAAGAACGGACACGTGGCCCCTGCCAACGCTTTATCCAGTTCAAACTCTGCCCAGGAAGCCGAATCCGACGAACCCAAAGGCCCCGCCGAAATCCGTCCAAAAATCACCGTCCTCAAGCCGGCGGATTCCGCCCGGCGAGTCAGCTTCAGCCCGGAGGCCAAACAGTTGCGACCGCACGTGCTGCACTGCATCGTCCGGGACTTTACCATCGGCAGCATGAAGAAGTTCCTGCAGCTGCAGAACGACCTCCACGACAACGAGTGCGGCAAGCGAGAGTTCGCGACCATCGCCACGCACGATCTGGCCAAGATCAAGGGCGACCTGCGCTACCAAGCGGATCTTTCCGAGCAGATTGAGATTACTCCGTTGAACGGAAAGTCCAAGGTGACCGCCGCCAAGTATTACGAGGATCTGCGCCAGCAAGCGGAAGCCATCCGGAAGGAGAAGAAGCGCAACACGTACTCGGGCGTGCACAAGTTCATCAACCTGCTCAAGGGCGAGGTGTTTGTGTTCTTCGCCGACGAGGACAAGAAGGTCATCAGTTTGCCCCCGTTGACCAATTGCGACGAGACGAAGGTTGGGCCGGAAACGCGCCACCTGCTGCTGGAGGTGACCAGCTCGGTCAGTGCCGAGTGCGCCCGGAAGGTGATGCTGGCGCTGTTGAAGGGCCTACTGTTGCTCGATGTGACCGTTACGAGGGTGGCGCCAGAGGGGAAGAAGAAGGGCGGAAAGGGCAAAGCGGGCGGCGGTTCCAGCAGGATTGTTTACGATAAGAACGCGGAGTTGAGCGTGGAGCAGGTTCGGCTGTTTGACGGCGACGGGAACTTCCACTCGGTGTTTCCCGGGAAGGGAGAGTTGGAGTTCGGGGAGGACGAGAATATCGACGTGGAGTTTGGTGGGTGTTGA
- the LOC6053985 gene encoding large subunit GTPase 1 homolog: protein MGKKKANQLGRSLIKDRFGQGNRKTVDNNSMLHTTEVQDGYDWGRLNLQSVTEESSFQEFLRTAELAGTEFQAEKLNITYVNPKAKVGLLTTNERVAIERKQVDKKNLLKIPRRPRWTKETTPEELQLLENENFLEWRRGLAALQEDDGLLMTPYEKNLDFWRQLWRVVERSDIVVQIVDGRNPLLFRSEDLEKYVKEVDERKMNMILINKSDFLNAEQREAWARYFDEQGIRVAFFSAAESVEEAKREQEERERAAEEGEEGDEEDSEDEQTNEVEKKLKDLGLKVDRAEKVLEKLEEKVEEVAEGESAAASSKLRNNPNILSNTELIALFKSLHKADRVTEGLVTVGLVGYPNVGKSSTINAVFLEKKVSVSATPGKTKHFQTLYVDSELLFCDCPGLVMPSFCTTKADMILNGILPIDQMRDHVPPVNLLCTLIPRHILEDTYGIMIAKPLEGEDPLRPPYSEELLLAFAYNRGYMTANGQPDQSRGSRYVLKDYVNGKLLYCYAPPEVEQTQYHRFPERQKDEIDVKLLPPRQQRAMKMGTTTGKDIDSQFFQDRAQTGFVKGRSDFPNIRPSAVGVSAEQQQLPGGVMIAGKPWKHQKREKKEKLRRKYAHLDQH, encoded by the exons ATGGGCAAGAAGAAAGCGAACCAGCTGGGGCGGTCCCTGATAAAGGACCGATTTGGGCAGGGAAACCGCAAGACCGTCGATAACAACAGCATG CTTCACACCACGGAAGTCCAGGACGGGTACGACTGGGGCCGGCTGAACCTGCAGTCCGTGACGGAGGAGTCGTCCTTCCAGGAGTTTCTGCGGACGGCCGAACTGGCGGGGACGGAGTTTCAGGCGGAAAAGCTCAACATAACGTACGTGAATCCGAAGGCCAAGGTCGGTCTGCTGACCACGAACGAGCGGGTGGCGATCGAGCGCAAGCAGGTGGACAAGAAAAATCTGCTGAAGATTCCGCGGCGACCGCGTTGGACAAAGGAGACCACGCCGGAGGAGCTGCAGCTGTTGGAGAACGAGAACTTTCTCGAGTGGCGCCGGGGGTTGGCCGCGCTGCAGGAGGACGACGGGCTGTTGATGACGCCGTACGAGAAGAATCTGGACTTTTGGCGGCAGCTGTGGCGTGTGGTGGAGCGGTCGGACATTGTGGTGCAGATCGTGGACGGGCGCAATCCGCTGCTGTTTCGCAGTGAAGATTTGGAAAAGTACGTGAAGGAGGTGGACGAGCGGAagatgaacatgattttgatcaACAAGTCGGACTTTTTGAATGCGGAGCAGAGGGAGGCTTGGGCTAGGTACTTTGACGAGCAGGGGATTCGGGTGGCGTTCTTTTCGGCTGCGGAGTCCGTGGAGGAAGCTAAGCGCGAGCAGGAAGAACGGGAACGGGCAGCTGAAGAGGGCGAGGAGGGAGATGAGGAAGATTCGGAGGATGAACAGACGAATGAGGTCGAGAAGAAGTTGAAGGATTTGGGGTTGAAGGTTGATCGTGCTGAAAAGGTGCTTGAGAAGCTGGAAGAGAAGGTTGAGGAGGTCGCCGAAGGCGAATCTGCAGCTGCTTCGTCCAAGCTACGAAATAATCCAAACATCCTTTCCAACACAGAGTTGATCGCACTCTTCAAAAGTCTCCACAAGGCGGACCGCGTCACCGAGGGTCTCGTAACGGTCGGCCTCGTCGGCTACCCGAACGTCGGCAAAAGCAGCACAATCAACGCCGTCTTCCTCGAGAAGAAAGTGTCCGTTTCGGCGACCCCCGGCAAAACCAAGCACTTCCAAACGCTGTACGTAGACTCGGAACTGCTGTTCTGCGATTGCCCAGGTCTGGTCATGCCCAGCTTCTGCACCACCAAGGCGGACATGATCCTGAACGGAATTCTGCCCATCGACCAGATGCGAGACCACGTCCCGCCGGTGAACCTGCTCTGCACGCTCATCCCGCGACACATCCTCGAGGACACGTACGGCATCATGATTGCCAAACCGCTCGAAGGGGAAGACCCGCTGAGACCGCCCTACTCCGAAGAACTGCTGCTGGCGTTCGCGTACAACCGCGGCTACATGACCGCAAACGGACAGCCCGATCAGTCCAGAGGGTCGCGCTACGTGCTCAAGGATTACGTCAACGGCAAGCTGCTGTACTGCTACGCTCCGCCGGAGGTTGAACAAACGCAGTACCATCGCTTTCCAGAGCGTCAGAAAGATGAGATCGACGTCAAACTGCTACCGCCGAGGCAGCAGCGGGCGATGAAG ATGGGCACCACCACCGGCAAGGACATCGACTCGCAGTTCTTCCAGGACCGCGCCCAAACGGGCTTCGTCAAGGGGCGCAGCGATTTCCCCAACATTCGACCGTCGGCCGTGGGCGTTTCGGCCGAGCAGCAGCAACTGCCCGGCGGAGTGATGATCGCCGGCAAGCCGTGGAAGCACCAGAAGCGCGAGAAAAAGGAAAAACTTCGCCGGAAATATGCGCACCTGGATCAGCATTGA